Proteins encoded together in one Campylobacter concisus window:
- the lysS gene encoding lysine--tRNA ligase yields MFDNQHEIQRLESIDELRNLGINPYPHFLRRDMNISKFRLKFNYIKDTEEKKAEGQLVGLAGRIKLIRDAGKAVFANIEDENGNLQIYFSNKTLDPEWFKIVKKYVEIGDIVYVRGYAFITKTGEFSMHVNELSLATKSISPLPEKYHGLVDVETRYRQRYLDMIMNPEVRADFKKRSVIISTIRRFFEEKGFLEVETPMLHPIAGGANAKPFVTFHNALGVERYLRIAPELYLKRLVVGGFEAVYEMNRNFRNEGMDLTHNPEFTSIEFYWAYHNYHDLMGITEDLFNVILEKLGMEKVINFDGMEIDFSKPFKRISYKKALVEIGGLAEDIVSDKAKILAKLRADGFEANEKLDLGHLQAELFDNYVESKLIHPTFVIDYPISISPLSRRSDTNPDVAERFELFIAGRELANGFNELNDPIDQYNRFKAQIDAKNAGDDEAHEMDEDYVKALGYGMPPVAGEGIGIDRLVMLLTDKKSIRDVVLFPAMRPLKTETKENEK; encoded by the coding sequence ATATTTGACAACCAACATGAAATTCAAAGATTAGAAAGCATAGATGAGCTTAGAAATTTAGGTATAAATCCATATCCACATTTTCTTAGAAGAGATATGAATATCTCTAAATTTAGACTTAAATTTAACTATATAAAAGATACAGAAGAGAAAAAAGCAGAGGGGCAGCTAGTTGGCCTTGCAGGCAGGATAAAGCTGATCCGTGACGCTGGTAAAGCGGTTTTTGCAAACATCGAAGACGAAAATGGAAATTTACAAATTTATTTTAGCAACAAGACGCTTGATCCAGAGTGGTTTAAAATCGTTAAAAAATATGTAGAAATAGGCGACATCGTCTATGTTAGAGGCTACGCTTTTATAACAAAAACTGGCGAATTTTCAATGCATGTAAATGAGCTTAGCTTAGCTACAAAATCAATAAGTCCGCTTCCAGAGAAGTACCACGGGCTAGTTGATGTTGAGACAAGATACCGCCAAAGATACCTTGATATGATAATGAACCCTGAAGTTAGGGCTGATTTTAAAAAGCGCTCGGTGATTATAAGCACGATTAGAAGATTTTTTGAAGAAAAGGGCTTTTTAGAGGTTGAAACTCCGATGCTGCACCCAATAGCTGGCGGCGCAAATGCAAAACCATTTGTGACATTTCACAACGCTCTTGGAGTTGAGAGATACCTAAGAATCGCTCCCGAGCTATATCTAAAACGCCTTGTAGTTGGCGGTTTTGAAGCTGTTTATGAGATGAATAGAAACTTCAGAAACGAGGGCATGGATCTAACTCATAACCCTGAATTTACAAGCATAGAGTTTTACTGGGCATACCACAACTACCACGATCTAATGGGCATCACAGAGGATTTATTTAATGTCATTTTAGAAAAACTTGGCATGGAGAAAGTAATAAATTTTGATGGTATGGAGATTGATTTTAGTAAGCCATTTAAACGCATAAGCTATAAAAAAGCCTTAGTTGAGATAGGCGGACTTGCTGAAGATATCGTAAGCGATAAGGCTAAAATTTTAGCAAAACTAAGAGCTGATGGCTTTGAAGCAAACGAGAAGCTTGACCTTGGTCACTTGCAGGCTGAACTCTTTGACAACTACGTAGAGAGCAAGCTCATCCACCCAACTTTTGTCATCGACTATCCGATCTCTATAAGCCCACTTTCAAGAAGAAGCGACACAAATCCTGATGTGGCAGAGAGATTTGAGCTATTTATCGCTGGTCGTGAGCTAGCAAATGGCTTTAACGAGCTAAATGATCCAATCGATCAATACAACCGCTTTAAAGCGCAAATCGATGCTAAAAACGCAGGTGATGACGAGGCTCACGAGATGGATGAAGACTATGTAAAAGCCCTAGGATACGGCATGCCACCAGTTGCAGGAGAAGGCATAGGCATAGATAGGCTTGTGATGCTTTTAACAGATAAAAAATCAATACGCGACGTTGTCCTCTTCCCAGCGATGAGGCCACTAAAAACTGAGACAAAGGAGAACGAAAAATGA
- a CDS encoding DUF1882 domain-containing protein, with protein MQSIDTSLIKIITTHYYIKRDTIVNKIEYKGKIFFDKFEKINEPLTYSVMKEHEEGKAIIAHSLINASDKVENIVFDYNGRTPDRFWHRAQLLLREEGFINFTAYETKTPGHLHLYVHKGHTTLNEACTLANMLSAKLSQKLAKEWRMFPNQDMPKEFNILTLPYNLYQKERGASWSKYM; from the coding sequence ATGCAAAGTATTGATACATCTCTTATAAAGATAATAACGACCCACTACTACATCAAACGTGACACGATCGTCAATAAGATAGAGTACAAGGGTAAAATTTTCTTTGATAAATTTGAAAAGATCAACGAACCACTAACTTATAGTGTCATGAAAGAGCATGAGGAGGGCAAAGCTATAATCGCCCACTCGCTAATCAATGCAAGTGACAAGGTTGAAAATATAGTCTTTGACTACAACGGCAGAACTCCAGATAGGTTTTGGCATAGAGCGCAGCTTCTTTTAAGAGAAGAAGGCTTTATAAATTTCACAGCCTACGAGACCAAGACGCCAGGACATTTGCACCTTTATGTGCATAAAGGTCACACTACGCTAAATGAAGCTTGCACGCTTGCAAATATGCTAAGCGCAAAGCTCTCACAAAAGTTAGCCAAAGAGTGGAGAATGTTTCCTAATCAAGATATGCCAAAAGAATTTAACATCCTAACTTTGCCATATAACCTCTATCAAAAAGAGCGTGGGGCAAGTTGGTCAAAATATATGTAA
- a CDS encoding serine hydroxymethyltransferase, which produces MSLQSYDKDIYDLVNLELKRQCDHLEMIASENFTYPDVMEVMGSILTNKYAEGYPGKRYYGGCEFVDEIEQIAIDRCKELFGCEFANVQPNSGSQANQGVYGALLNPGDKILGMDLSHGGHLTHGAKVSSSGKMYESFFYGVELDGRINYDRVMDIAKIVKPKMIVCGASAYTREIEFKKFREIADAVGAILFADVAHIAGLVVAGEHQNPFPHCDVVSSTTHKTLRGPRGGIIMTNNEEYAKKINSSIFPGIQGGPLVHVIAAKAVGFKHNLSPEWKIYAKQVKANAKKLGEVLISRGFELVSGGTDNHLILMSFLNREFSGKDADIALGNAGITVNKNTVPGETRSPFITSGIRVGSPALTARGMKEAEFELIANKIADVLSDINNTSLQEKIKAELVDLAHKFIIYDKATF; this is translated from the coding sequence ATGAGTTTGCAAAGCTATGATAAAGATATTTACGACCTAGTAAATTTAGAGTTAAAACGCCAGTGCGACCACCTTGAGATGATCGCTAGTGAAAATTTCACATATCCAGATGTTATGGAGGTTATGGGCTCAATCCTAACAAACAAATACGCTGAGGGCTACCCAGGCAAGAGATACTATGGTGGCTGTGAATTTGTTGATGAGATCGAGCAAATCGCGATCGATAGATGTAAAGAGCTCTTTGGATGCGAATTTGCAAACGTTCAACCAAACTCAGGCTCTCAGGCAAACCAAGGCGTTTATGGTGCTTTGCTTAATCCAGGCGATAAAATTTTAGGCATGGATCTAAGTCACGGCGGACACCTAACTCACGGCGCAAAGGTAAGCAGCTCTGGCAAGATGTATGAGAGCTTTTTCTACGGCGTCGAGCTTGATGGTCGCATAAACTACGATAGAGTTATGGATATCGCAAAGATAGTAAAACCAAAAATGATCGTTTGTGGTGCTAGCGCATACACAAGAGAGATTGAGTTTAAGAAATTTAGAGAGATAGCTGACGCTGTTGGCGCGATACTCTTTGCAGACGTTGCTCACATCGCTGGCCTAGTCGTAGCCGGTGAGCATCAAAATCCTTTCCCACACTGCGACGTCGTAAGCTCAACTACGCATAAAACTCTAAGAGGCCCAAGAGGCGGTATCATAATGACAAACAACGAAGAGTACGCTAAAAAGATAAACTCTTCTATCTTCCCAGGCATCCAGGGCGGTCCGCTAGTTCATGTCATAGCTGCAAAGGCAGTTGGCTTTAAGCACAACCTTAGCCCTGAGTGGAAAATTTACGCTAAACAAGTAAAAGCAAACGCTAAAAAACTTGGCGAAGTGCTAATAAGCAGAGGCTTTGAACTAGTAAGTGGCGGTACTGATAACCACCTAATCCTAATGAGCTTTTTAAACCGCGAATTTAGCGGAAAAGACGCGGACATCGCTCTTGGAAATGCTGGCATAACTGTAAATAAAAACACGGTCCCAGGTGAAACAAGAAGTCCGTTTATCACAAGCGGCATACGTGTAGGTAGCCCAGCTCTTACAGCTCGTGGTATGAAAGAAGCTGAGTTTGAGCTAATAGCAAACAAGATCGCCGACGTGCTAAGCGACATAAATAACACCTCTTTGCAAGAGAAGATAAAAGCCGAACTAGTCGATCTTGCTCATAAATTTATAATCTACGATAAAGCGACATTTTGA